The following coding sequences are from one Luteimonas sp. S4-F44 window:
- a CDS encoding glycoside hydrolase family 3 C-terminal domain-containing protein: protein MPWMDPDKSPDARAALLVAAMTQDEKFQLLRSRFAIGENKPAEALTAAGYVAPISRLGIPAQGLLDAGLGVTNPGGAREGDHATAMPSGPATASTWSREVAFLGGQTMGREAWRQGFNVLLAGSVNLQRDPRNGRNFEYAGEDPLLAGTLVGESIRGVQSQHVLSTMKHYALNDMETHRNFHSAQIGDRAMHESDLLAFRIALEIGAPGSVMCSYNRINGVYGCEHDELLNNVLKRDWKYPGYVMSDWGGVHSASKAALAGLDQQSAGEVFDKAVYFDRPLRMAVDAGVVPQARVDDMAHRILRSLIAVGAFDHPPQRQPPDAELDAAGFAVAQRTAEEGAVLLRNADDLLPLGTDVRRIAVIGGHADRGVIAGGGSSMVGWTSRGPNAVPGVKPTTWPGPVMFQPSSPLLALREAAPQARVDYADGRDRAAAARLAREADVAIVFATQWSAESVDLPDMHLPDGQDALVEAVVAANPRTVVVLQTNGPVTLPWADRVPAILQAWYPGIRGGEAIARLLTGAANPSGRLPVTWPVDVAQLPRPHVPGLGFDPPQKPDDTIDYDIEGANVGYRWFAAKDLTPRYAFGHGLSYAQFALSDLTVQADGDRLTARFAVRNTGARAGAAVPQLYVHLPEGHTTPLRLVGWDKLDLQPGEARQVEVALAPRLFADYDPATRSWRIPAGRYRVALGQSAADIAETATLQLTERILD from the coding sequence ATGCCGTGGATGGATCCGGATAAGTCGCCGGATGCGCGCGCCGCGCTGCTGGTCGCGGCGATGACCCAGGACGAGAAGTTCCAGTTGCTGCGCAGCCGCTTCGCGATCGGCGAGAACAAGCCGGCCGAGGCGCTGACCGCGGCCGGCTATGTGGCGCCGATCTCGCGCCTGGGCATTCCGGCGCAAGGCCTCCTCGATGCGGGCCTGGGCGTCACCAACCCCGGTGGCGCGCGCGAAGGCGACCACGCCACCGCAATGCCGTCGGGACCGGCGACCGCATCGACCTGGAGCCGCGAGGTGGCATTCCTGGGCGGCCAGACGATGGGCCGCGAAGCGTGGCGGCAGGGCTTCAATGTGCTTCTGGCCGGCAGCGTCAACCTGCAGCGCGATCCGCGCAACGGGCGCAATTTCGAGTACGCCGGCGAGGATCCGCTGCTGGCCGGCACGCTGGTCGGCGAGTCGATCCGCGGCGTGCAGTCGCAGCACGTGCTCTCGACGATGAAGCACTACGCGCTCAACGACATGGAGACGCATCGCAATTTCCACAGCGCGCAGATCGGCGACCGTGCGATGCACGAATCCGACCTGCTCGCGTTCCGCATCGCGCTGGAAATCGGCGCGCCCGGCTCGGTGATGTGCAGTTACAACCGCATCAACGGCGTCTATGGCTGCGAGCACGACGAACTGCTCAACAACGTGCTCAAGCGCGACTGGAAGTACCCCGGCTATGTGATGTCCGACTGGGGTGGGGTGCACAGCGCGTCGAAAGCGGCGCTCGCCGGGCTGGACCAGCAGTCGGCAGGCGAGGTGTTTGACAAGGCGGTGTACTTCGACCGTCCGCTGCGCATGGCGGTCGATGCGGGCGTCGTGCCGCAGGCGCGGGTCGACGACATGGCCCATCGCATCCTGCGCAGCCTGATCGCGGTCGGCGCGTTCGACCATCCGCCGCAACGCCAGCCGCCCGACGCCGAACTCGACGCGGCGGGCTTTGCGGTCGCGCAGCGCACCGCCGAAGAGGGTGCCGTCCTGCTGCGCAATGCGGACGACCTGCTGCCGCTCGGCACCGATGTGCGCCGGATCGCGGTGATCGGCGGCCATGCCGACCGCGGCGTGATCGCTGGCGGCGGCTCGTCGATGGTCGGCTGGACCTCGCGTGGGCCCAACGCAGTGCCGGGCGTGAAGCCGACCACCTGGCCCGGGCCGGTGATGTTCCAGCCGTCCTCGCCGTTGCTGGCCTTGCGCGAGGCGGCACCGCAGGCACGCGTCGACTACGCCGACGGCCGCGACCGCGCCGCTGCGGCGCGACTCGCGCGCGAGGCTGACGTGGCGATCGTGTTCGCGACCCAATGGTCGGCCGAGTCGGTGGACCTGCCGGACATGCACCTGCCCGATGGCCAAGACGCGCTGGTCGAGGCCGTTGTCGCGGCCAATCCGCGCACGGTGGTGGTGCTGCAGACCAATGGCCCGGTCACGTTGCCCTGGGCCGATCGCGTGCCGGCGATCCTGCAGGCGTGGTACCCGGGTATCCGCGGCGGCGAGGCGATCGCACGCCTGCTCACCGGCGCGGCCAATCCGTCCGGGCGCCTGCCGGTCACCTGGCCGGTGGATGTCGCGCAACTACCGCGGCCGCACGTGCCGGGCTTGGGCTTCGACCCGCCGCAGAAGCCCGACGACACGATCGATTACGACATCGAAGGCGCGAACGTCGGCTACCGATGGTTCGCGGCCAAGGATCTGACGCCGCGCTACGCGTTCGGCCACGGCCTGTCGTATGCCCAGTTCGCGTTGTCGGATCTGACCGTGCAGGCCGACGGCGACCGTCTGACCGCGCGCTTCGCCGTCCGCAATACCGGCGCGCGTGCCGGTGCGGCGGTGCCGCAGCTCTACGTGCACCTGCCCGAGGGCCACACCACGCCGCTGCGACTGGTCGGCTGGGACAAGCTCGATCTGCAACCGGGCGAAGCGCGCCAGGTCGAAGTGGCGCTGGCCCCGCGCCTGTTCGCCGACTACGACCCAGCCACCCGCAGCTGGCGCATTCCCGCCGGCCGCTACCGCGTGGCGCTCGGGCAGTCGGCCGCCGACATCGCGGAGACGGCGACGCTGCAGCTGACCGAACGCATCCTCGACTGA